TTTATTATATACACTTTTCATGAAACGACCGTTTTTGCTTGAAATCATCTCAAAAGCAGCTCGAAAAATGGGAAAAGCTGCGAAGATGGGATGAGGGGATCTGCCACGGCTCCCGACACACTCAACAGCGGATCCGTGCCGACAATGTCCACCAGGGTCCGCCGAATTCCGGGAACACCAACGATGATGAGTACCCGCAAACCATCCATGATATGACCTGAATTTTTGTTTCAAACCTGGGCAGGGAGTGGATGCAGGCTGGCCATGTCACCCGAGCCGAACAAATGCTGCATATCAAAAATGACCACGAAGCCGCCATGCAATCGTCCGATGGCCTGAATATACTCCGATTTCCATGGTACACCAATATCCGGGGCCGTTTCCAAACTTTCAGTTGCAAAATCGGCAACTTCGATCACCCGGTCCACCTGCATGCCAATGACCAGGTTGCGGTTTCCCATGGGCAGATCAACCACCAGGATGCGGGTGTCGTCGGTAGCGGGAATCGCTGCCAGACCGAGCTTGATGCG
This sequence is a window from Magnetococcales bacterium. Protein-coding genes within it:
- a CDS encoding chemotaxis protein CheW — translated: MGIGEERFAVEVGIVREILDSRPIARLPNAPPFLCGVIDVRGCTVPVVDLRIKLGLAAIPATDDTRILVVDLPMGNRNLVIGMQVDRVIEVADFATESLETAPDIGVPWKSEYIQAIGRLHGGFVVIFDMQHLFGSGDMASLHPLPAQV